A region from the Neurospora crassa OR74A linkage group V, whole genome shotgun sequence genome encodes:
- a CDS encoding NAD binding Rossmann fold oxidoreductase translates to MASPLNVLMVGTGEYTTGFVGGGASGSDKKVGVVGLSMFDLRRRGKVGKLGMVGVNGTKFPAIREHLNKNITQVYNNLDTSFESFPADNAKDPESYKAAIDALQPGDAITIFTPDTTHYPIALYAIERKIHVMITKPAVKELAHHIALLEAAEKHGVYVYIEHHKRFDPAYADAKHRAKKLGDFNYFYSYMSQPKSQLQTFAAWAGIDSDISYYLNSHHVDICDSMVSQLGYVPVKVSASASTGVAVSLGCHEKTEDTISLLVHWQKEDDPTKHATGVYTASWTAPQKAGVHSNQYFHYLAQGGEIRIDQAKRGYDVAEDAAGQLMWYNPFYMKYAPDEDGNFAGQSGYGYVSIEKFVDGCRAVNAGTLTPRDLDAKGLPTLRNTIATTAILEAGRRSIDENREVKIERKDGQWRLV, encoded by the exons GAGAGGCAAGGTCGGCAAGCTCGGCATGGTTGGCGTCAATGGCACAAAGTTTCCAGCAATTC GGGAGCATCTCAACAAGAACATTACTCAAGTCTACAACAACCTTGACACCTCGTTCGAGTCCTTCCCCGCCGACAATGCCAAAGACCCGGAATCCTACAAGGCCGCCATCGACGCCCTCCAGCCCGGTGAcgccatcaccatcttcacccCCGACACCACCCACTACCCCATCGCCCTGTACGCCATTGAGCGCAAGATCCACGTCATGATCACCAAGCCAGCCGTCAAGGAGCTTGCGCACCACATCGCCCTCCTCGAGGCCGCCGAGAAGCATGGCGTGTACGTCTACATTGAGCACCACAAGCGCTTCGACCCAGCCTACGCGGACGCCAAGCACCGGGCCAAGAAGCTGGGCGACTTCAACTACTTCTACAGCTACATGTCGCAACCGAAAAGCCAGCTGCAGACGTTCGCCGCCTGGGCCGGTATCGACTCGGACATTTCGTACTACCTAAACAGCCACCACGTCGACATTTGCGACTCGATGGTGTCCCAGCTGGGGTACGTGCCCGTCAAAGTGTCGGCTTCGGCCTCCACCGGCGTCGCCGTCAGCCTAGGGTGTCACGAGAAGACCGAGGACACCATCAGCCTGCTTGTGCACTGGCAGAAGGAAGACGACCCAACCAAGCACGCCACGGGCGTGTACACGGCCTCGTGGACGGCGCCCCAGAAGGCCGGCGTGCACTCTAATCAGTACTTCCACTACCTGGCGCAGGGCGGCGAGATCCGCATCGACCAGGCCAAGCGCGGGTACGACGTCGCGGAGGACGCGGCCGGCCAGTTGATGTGGTACAACCCGTTTTATATGAAGTATGCGCCCGATGAGGACGGGAACTTTGCCGGACAGTCTGGGTATGGCTATGTGTCGATAGAGAAGTTTGTCGATGGGTGTCGTGCTGTAAATGCGGGTACGTTGACACCCAGGGATTTGGATGCCAAGGGACTGCCGACGCTGAGGAACACCATTGCTACTACGGCTATCTTGGAGGCGGGGAGAAGGAGTATAGATGAGAACAGGGAAGTGAAAATTGAGAGGAAGGATGGGCAATGGAGGCTTGTTTGA
- a CDS encoding peroxiredoxin HYR1 — protein MIPRYHHRSVATLARTSLTTRHLKLSPILPQQQQQQPRLPVSKPAFRCQPAISRRFATTTLNMSSATTIYDFKPLDKKGSELPLSTYQGKVVLIVNVASKCGFTPQYAGLEKVYKEIKEKYPDDFEILAFPCNQFGGQEPGTEEEIQSFCQLNYGVSFPIMKKVEVNGDNADPLYEWMKNEKPGLMGLKRIKWNFEKFLIGKDGKVKGRWASTTKPESLKEAILKELGE, from the exons ATGATACCCCGCTACCATCATCGCTCAGTAGCTACACTTGCTCGCACCTCACTCACCACTCGTCATTTGAAACTATCACCGATTctacctcaacaacaacaacaacaacctcgactGCCAGTTTCCAAACCAGCATTCCGTTGCCAGCCAGCCATTTCCAGACGCTTCGCAACAACCACACTTAACATGTCTTCTGCCACTACTATCTACGACTTTAAGCCCCTTGACA AGAAGGGCTCCGAACTCCCCCTCTCCACCTACCAAGGCAAGGTAGTCCTGATCGTCAACGTTGCCTCCAAATGCGGTTTCACGCCTCAATACGCCGGCCTGGAAAAGGTCTAcaaggagatcaaggagaagtACCCGGACGATTTTGAGATCCTCGCTTTCCCTTGCAACCAGTTCGGCGGACAGGAGCCGGGcaccgaggaggagatccAGTCGTTCTGCCAGCTCAACTATGGCGTTTCCTTCCCCATCatgaagaaggtggaggtCAACGGCGACAATGCTGATCCCCTCTATGAATGGATGAAGAATGAGAAGCCTGGCCTGATGGGATTGAAGAGAATCAAGTGGAACTTTGAAAAGTTCTTGATTGGAAAGGATGGAAAGGTCAAGGGACGGTGGGCGAGCACTACGAAGCCTGAGTCTCTGAAGGAGGCTATCCTTAAGGAGTTGGGCGAGTAA